A region of Neochlamydia sp. AcF84 DNA encodes the following proteins:
- a CDS encoding MYG1 family protein, translating to MNNQKLPRSVGTHSGTFHADEVTACALLLLYNLIDREQIIRTRDPQLLSKCEYVCDVGGCYDPENKLFDHHQADYQGAMSSAGMVLLYLKDQHIITPKEYDCFNANLILGVDAHDNGRDPQIYGLCTYSNIISSFTPIKQDADDATQDKAFFDALDFAYQYLNRILNRFNYILSCREIVSRAMEKQDDCLMFEKNIPWLELFFELGGANHPAKFVIMPAGPHWKLRGIPPTYEDKMKVRSPLPSEWAGLLEEELKEVSGIKGAIFCHKGRFISVWETYNDALKALNYVLKK from the coding sequence AAAAGCTTCCCAGAAGTGTAGGAACCCATAGCGGAACTTTTCATGCCGATGAGGTGACTGCTTGTGCCCTTTTACTTCTCTATAATTTAATCGACCGTGAGCAAATTATACGCACACGGGATCCTCAGCTTTTAAGTAAATGTGAATATGTATGTGATGTGGGCGGATGCTATGATCCTGAAAATAAGTTGTTTGACCATCATCAAGCAGATTATCAAGGAGCCATGAGTAGCGCAGGAATGGTTCTTCTTTATCTTAAAGACCAACATATCATTACCCCTAAAGAGTATGATTGCTTTAATGCAAATCTAATTTTGGGAGTGGATGCTCATGATAATGGTAGGGATCCTCAAATTTATGGCCTGTGTACTTATTCTAACATTATTTCTAGCTTTACCCCTATTAAGCAGGATGCCGATGATGCCACACAAGATAAAGCTTTTTTTGATGCACTAGATTTTGCTTATCAATATCTTAATCGTATACTTAATCGATTTAACTATATTCTCTCCTGCCGGGAAATTGTCTCGAGAGCCATGGAGAAGCAAGACGATTGTCTAATGTTTGAGAAGAATATTCCTTGGTTGGAATTATTTTTTGAATTAGGAGGAGCTAATCATCCTGCAAAATTTGTAATTATGCCAGCAGGACCGCATTGGAAATTGCGAGGCATTCCTCCTACCTATGAAGATAAAATGAAGGTACGCTCTCCTCTCCCTAGCGAATGGGCCGGGCTCTTAGAAGAGGAGTTAAAAGAGGTGAGCGGGATAAAAGGAGCCATTTTTTGTCACAAAGGAAGGTTTATCTCTGTGTGGGAAACTTACAACGATGCTTTAAAAGCTTTAAATTATGTACTTAAAAAGTAG
- a CDS encoding HIT domain-containing protein — protein MTANVFAQIIAGKIAVDKVFENERILAFKDIHPVAPVHILIIPKKEIADLQSVQVEDLPLISEIVQVAQLLAKTHHLTEGYRLLTNNGSLAGQTVFHLHFHLIGGRKLETLG, from the coding sequence ATGACAGCCAATGTTTTTGCACAAATCATAGCAGGTAAAATTGCGGTAGACAAAGTATTTGAGAATGAACGCATTCTGGCTTTTAAAGATATTCATCCTGTCGCACCCGTACATATTTTAATTATTCCAAAAAAGGAAATTGCTGATCTTCAATCCGTCCAAGTAGAAGATTTGCCTTTAATTAGTGAGATTGTACAAGTAGCTCAGCTGTTAGCAAAAACACACCATCTGACTGAGGGTTATCGGTTATTAACTAATAATGGGTCTTTAGCAGGACAAACGGTTTTTCACTTACATTTTCATTTGATAGGAGGACGTAAGTTAGAAACGTTAGGATAG